The following coding sequences lie in one Girardinichthys multiradiatus isolate DD_20200921_A chromosome 13, DD_fGirMul_XY1, whole genome shotgun sequence genomic window:
- the LOC124879389 gene encoding E3 SUMO-protein ligase ZBED1-like: MTERILTLLPHIRRVFADDRSRRTLPTISWQDVSVLEAVTEGLKSVSEFTDILSSERDVTISSLLPLLHLLKDTLKKKESDAKLTAAIKQTILEQLDSRYDNDKIIQLMRTAALLDPRYKATHVGSIDLDYIRTQLEDEMVLFWKQTTSGPPVTVRDSTDDDDAPPFSQSQPSKKKKTLGSLLGTIRPASVATPEQRAQAEMANYLQEEVVDGETNALEWWKRNESRLPLMAKIAQKYLCIPATSTPSERIFS; this comes from the coding sequence ATGACAGAGAGGATCCTCACCCTGCTGCCTCACATCAGAAGGGTTTTTGCTGATGACAGGAGTCGGCGCACACTACCAACCATTAGCTGGCAAGATGTAAGCGTGCTGGAGGCTGTCACAGAAGGCCTGAAGTCTGTATCTGAATTTACAGACATCTTGTCAAGTGAGCGTGACGTCACCATCTCATCGctgctgcctctgcttcattTGCTTAAAGATACTCTCAAGAAAAAAGAGAGCGATGCCAAACTGACTGCAGCCATTAAACAAACGATCCTGGAGCAACTTGACAGTAGATATGACAACGACAAGATCATCCAGTTAATGCGCACAGCTGCCCTCCTTGACCCGCGGTACAAAGCTACTCACGTGGGCAGTATTGACCTGGACTACATCAGAACCCAGCTGGAGGATGAGATGGTGCTGTTCTGGAAGCAGACTACTTCTGGACCACCTGTGACTGTGCGGGACTCTACGGATGACGACGATGCACCTCCTTTCTCCCAGTCTCAGCcaagcaaaaagaagaaaacacttGGCAGTCTCCTTGGCACAATAAGACCTGCTTCTGTTGCAACTCCTGAGCAGCGAGCGCAGGCGGAAATGGCGAATTACCTCCAAGAAGAGGTAGTTGATGGAGAAACCAACGCTCTTGAATGGTGGAAAAGGAACGAAAGCCGCTTACCCTTAATGGCAAAaattgcacagaaatatttgtGCATTCCTGCGACCAGCACGCCATCGGAGCGCATATTCAGTTAA